From the genome of Papaver somniferum cultivar HN1 chromosome 2, ASM357369v1, whole genome shotgun sequence, one region includes:
- the LOC113347487 gene encoding trafficking protein particle complex subunit 12-like, which translates to MEFENQEHEEENRTLNSDLGNQSISDPLSNQLGSVNDLCFEISSLQDLAFRGSWRSILDKISRSRKLSLLQKPHEHLIYLCYNVLALTKLRKFIEASEELDTLEDFESSQYKYETYPQVYPNRFGSMVPFTLRWIHAELPMRLGNHGETLDRLYLLLDFVREKLRIKELEKFDVSVENWRKREGFVINSISNHHLSNKEFGVCLKLLKDLVNKNESDPLSLSKLSYIQLQFGDLEGSKNSFNLIENLLKDGNYSLDEIKMKNLVNRNKALIYLVGNDYISAVREYDECIERDPTDVVAVNNKALCLMYLRDLTDSIKVLESALESIPTFALNETVVVNLCSMYELAYVGHSDVKKTLNNWIAKVAPDDFDSSCTRV; encoded by the coding sequence ATGGAATTCGAaaatcaagaacacgaagaagaaAATAGAACCCTAAATTCCGATCTAGGAAACCAATCAATTTCAGATCCATTATCAAATCAACTCGGCTCAGTAAACGATCTCTGTTTCGAAATCTCATCATTACAAGACCTAGCATTTCGaggttcatggagatcaattctaGACAAGATTTCGAGATCTCGAAAACTATCACTTCTTCAAAAACCACACGAACATTTAATCTATCTATGTTACAATGTTTTAGCCTTAACAAAACTTCGTAAATTCATTGAAGCTTCTGAAGAATTAGATACACTTGAAGATTTTGAAAGTAGTCAATACAAGTATGAAACTTATCCACAGGTTTATCCAAATCGGTTTGGTTCAATGGTTCCTTTTACTCTTCGCTGGATTCATGCGGAGCTTCCGATGAGGTTAGGTAATCACGGTGAAACTTTAGATAGATTATATTTATTGCTTGATTTTGTTAGGGAGAAATTAAGAATCAAAGAATTGGAGAAATTTGATGTTAGTGTTGAGAATTGGAGGAAAAGAGAAGGATTCGTTATTAATTCTATATCTAATCATCATTTGAGTAATAAAGAATTTGGTGTTTGTTTGAAATTATTGAAAGATTTAGTTAATAAGAATGAATCGGATCCGTTGTCTTTATCGAAATTAAGTTATATTCAGTTGCAATTTGGTGATCTTGAGGGATCGAAGAATTCATTTAATCTCATTGAGAATTTGTTGAAGGATGGGAATTATTCTTTAGATGAAATAAAGATGAAGAATTTAGTAAATCGTAATAAAGCTTTGATTTATTTGGTTGGAAATGATTATATATCAGCTGTGAGGGAGTATGATGAGTGTATTGAGAGAGACCCGACAGATGTTGTGGCTGTTAATAACAAGGCTTTGTGTTTGATGTATTTGAGGGATCTTACAGATTCGATTAAGGTTTTGGAGAGTGCATTGGAGAGTATTCCGACATTTGCACTGAACGAGACTGTTGTTGTGAATTTATGCAGTATGTATGAGTTGGCGTATGTGGGTCACTCTGACGTGAAGAAGACTCTCAACAATTGGATTGCCAAAGTTGCTCCTGATGATTTTGATTCGTCTTGTACTCGTGTTTAA
- the LOC113347486 gene encoding bifunctional aspartate aminotransferase and glutamate/aspartate-prephenate aminotransferase-like isoform X1, with product MANSLQGSISSSCNIPIRSNRIGILDSEIPKSIVSFSSQLPDFSLKYLEKERKGQSLRTSATVRAEMQVDISLSPRVNSVKPSKTVAITDQATALVQAGVPVIRLAAGEPDFDTPAVITEAGIKAIREGHTRYSPNAGTMKLRTAICHKLQEENGLTYTPDQILVSNGAKQCIAQALIAVCSPGDEVIIPAPFWVSYPEMATLADAEPVIVPTLISDDFLLNPELLKAKITEKSRLLILCSPSNPTGSVYPRKLLEEIAEIVAKHPRLLVISDEIYEHIIYAPATHTSFASLPGMWERTLTVNGFSKAFAMTGWRLGYIAGPRHFIAACNKIQSQITSGASSISQKGGVAALGMGHAGGEEVAIMVKAFRERRDFLVKNFRELPGVKISEPKGAFYMFPDFKSYYGSEAEGFGIIKDSESLCRYLLDKGMVALVPGDAFGDDKCIRISYAASLPTLQAAMENIKEAILALRPAGPV from the exons ATGGCAAATTCGCTCCAAGGTTCCATCTCTTCCTCCTGCAACATTCCCATCCGATCTAACCGAATCGGTATCTTAGATTCCGAAATCCCCAAATCCATCGTTTCTTTCTCTTCCCAACTCCCTGATTTCTCTCTCAA ATATTTGGAAAAAGAGAGAAAGGGTCAGTCGCTTAGAACAAGTGCTACTGTAAGAGCAGAAATGCAGGTTGATATCTCACTTAGTCCGAGGGTCAATTCTGTGAAGCCTTCAAAAACAGTGGCTATAACTGATCAAGCTACTGCTCTTGTTCAAGCTGGTGTTCCTGTTATAAGATTAGCAGCTGGCGAACCTGATTTTGATACCCCAGCTGTTATTACCGAg GCTGGGATAAAAGCCATTAGGGAAGGTCACACAAGGTATTCCCCAAATGCGGGAACTATGAAACTACGGACAGCGATTTGTCATAAGCTTCAGG AAGAGAATGGACTCACATACACACCTGATCAAATCCTTGTTAGTAATGGGGCCAAGCAGTGTATTGCGCAAGCTTTGATTGCAGTTTGTTCGCCAGGCGATGAG GTTATAATCCCAGCTCCATTTTGGGTCAGCTACCCTGAAATGGCAACATTAGCTGATGCAGAACCTGTGATTGTTCCCACTCTCATTTCTGATGATTTCTTATTGAACCCAGAGCTGTTGAAAGCTAAAATCACCGAGAAATCAAGGCTACTTATTTTATGTTCCCCGTCCAACCCAACTGGATCGGTTTATCCAAGGAAGTTGCTGGAGGAAATTGCTGAAATTGTTGCAAAACATCCCAGGCTTCTG gtAATATCAGATGAGATTTATGAGCACATTATCTATGCACCAGCTACTCATACAAGCTTTGCCTCTTTACCAGGCATGTGGGAGAGAACTCTAACAGTTAACGGGTTTTCTAAG GCCTTTGCAATGACTGGTTGGAGGCTTGGATATATTGCTGGTCCGAGACACTTCATTGCAGCATGTAATAAGATCCAGAGTCAG ATTACATCAGGAGCTAGCAGCATTTCCCAGAAAGGAGGAGTCGCTGCTTTAGGAATGGGTCATGCTGGTGGTGAAGAAGTCGCAATTATGGTGAAAGCTTTCCGTGAGCGGAGAGATTTTTTGGTTAAAAACTTTAGAGAACTCCCAGGTGTTAAAATATCAGAGCCCAAG GGAGCATTTTATATGTTCCCCGATTTCAAGTCCTATTATGGATCAGAAGCTGAAGGGTTTGGTATCATCAAGGACTCAGAATCACTCTGCCGGTACCTTCTGGATAAAGGAATG GTGGCACTTGTCCCAGGAGATGCATTTGGTGATGACAAGTGCATTCGAATCTCTTATGCAGCATCCTTACCAACCTTGCAAGCAGCAATGGAGAATATTAAGGAAGCCATACTTGCACTTAGGCCTGCAGGCCCTGTTTAA
- the LOC113347486 gene encoding bifunctional aspartate aminotransferase and glutamate/aspartate-prephenate aminotransferase-like isoform X2, whose amino-acid sequence MANSLQGSISSSCNIPIRSNRIGILDSEIPKSIVSFSSQLPDFSLKYLEKERKGQSLRTSATVRAEMQVDISLSPRVNSVKPSKTVAITDQATALVQAGVPVITEAGIKAIREGHTRYSPNAGTMKLRTAICHKLQEENGLTYTPDQILVSNGAKQCIAQALIAVCSPGDEVIIPAPFWVSYPEMATLADAEPVIVPTLISDDFLLNPELLKAKITEKSRLLILCSPSNPTGSVYPRKLLEEIAEIVAKHPRLLVISDEIYEHIIYAPATHTSFASLPGMWERTLTVNGFSKAFAMTGWRLGYIAGPRHFIAACNKIQSQITSGASSISQKGGVAALGMGHAGGEEVAIMVKAFRERRDFLVKNFRELPGVKISEPKGAFYMFPDFKSYYGSEAEGFGIIKDSESLCRYLLDKGMVALVPGDAFGDDKCIRISYAASLPTLQAAMENIKEAILALRPAGPV is encoded by the exons ATGGCAAATTCGCTCCAAGGTTCCATCTCTTCCTCCTGCAACATTCCCATCCGATCTAACCGAATCGGTATCTTAGATTCCGAAATCCCCAAATCCATCGTTTCTTTCTCTTCCCAACTCCCTGATTTCTCTCTCAA ATATTTGGAAAAAGAGAGAAAGGGTCAGTCGCTTAGAACAAGTGCTACTGTAAGAGCAGAAATGCAGGTTGATATCTCACTTAGTCCGAGGGTCAATTCTGTGAAGCCTTCAAAAACAGTGGCTATAACTGATCAAGCTACTGCTCTTGTTCAAGCTGGTGTTC CTGTTATTACCGAg GCTGGGATAAAAGCCATTAGGGAAGGTCACACAAGGTATTCCCCAAATGCGGGAACTATGAAACTACGGACAGCGATTTGTCATAAGCTTCAGG AAGAGAATGGACTCACATACACACCTGATCAAATCCTTGTTAGTAATGGGGCCAAGCAGTGTATTGCGCAAGCTTTGATTGCAGTTTGTTCGCCAGGCGATGAG GTTATAATCCCAGCTCCATTTTGGGTCAGCTACCCTGAAATGGCAACATTAGCTGATGCAGAACCTGTGATTGTTCCCACTCTCATTTCTGATGATTTCTTATTGAACCCAGAGCTGTTGAAAGCTAAAATCACCGAGAAATCAAGGCTACTTATTTTATGTTCCCCGTCCAACCCAACTGGATCGGTTTATCCAAGGAAGTTGCTGGAGGAAATTGCTGAAATTGTTGCAAAACATCCCAGGCTTCTG gtAATATCAGATGAGATTTATGAGCACATTATCTATGCACCAGCTACTCATACAAGCTTTGCCTCTTTACCAGGCATGTGGGAGAGAACTCTAACAGTTAACGGGTTTTCTAAG GCCTTTGCAATGACTGGTTGGAGGCTTGGATATATTGCTGGTCCGAGACACTTCATTGCAGCATGTAATAAGATCCAGAGTCAG ATTACATCAGGAGCTAGCAGCATTTCCCAGAAAGGAGGAGTCGCTGCTTTAGGAATGGGTCATGCTGGTGGTGAAGAAGTCGCAATTATGGTGAAAGCTTTCCGTGAGCGGAGAGATTTTTTGGTTAAAAACTTTAGAGAACTCCCAGGTGTTAAAATATCAGAGCCCAAG GGAGCATTTTATATGTTCCCCGATTTCAAGTCCTATTATGGATCAGAAGCTGAAGGGTTTGGTATCATCAAGGACTCAGAATCACTCTGCCGGTACCTTCTGGATAAAGGAATG GTGGCACTTGTCCCAGGAGATGCATTTGGTGATGACAAGTGCATTCGAATCTCTTATGCAGCATCCTTACCAACCTTGCAAGCAGCAATGGAGAATATTAAGGAAGCCATACTTGCACTTAGGCCTGCAGGCCCTGTTTAA
- the LOC113347488 gene encoding protein NEN4-like — MEILPNSAAEIVFFDLETTVPNQTGRRFWVLEFGAIIVCPQKLVELKSYCTLIRPGDLSMVSLKSGRSDGITRETVADAPMFEDVADCIFDILDGRVWAGHNIQRFDCVRIKEAFADIGRPPPVPVGMIDSLGVLSQKFGRRAGNMKMASLADYFGLGQQKHRSLADVRMNLEVLKHCATVLFLESTLPNLLISSSRGVPTITTRSRSNHFKFSNKNEGETSSRKSPPPLGIQKTVPKGRLRKVTERMNDVLCKTQGKQHIISNLLKYSHLALK, encoded by the exons ATGGAGATATTACCAAACTCGGCTGCGGAGATCGTTTTCTTCGACTTAGAAACAACCGTTCCTAACCAAACCGGGAGGAGATTTTGGGTTCTGGAATTCGGAGCGATAATTGTATGCCCGCAAAAGCTCGTAGAATTAAAGAGCTACTGTACACTTATTAGACCTGGTGACTTATCCATGGTCTCGTTAAAATCTGGACGTTCAGATGGAATCACACGTGAAACTGTTGCTGATGCACCCATGTTTGAAGATGTTGCGGATTGCATTTTTGACATTCTAGATGGTAGAGTTTGGGCAGGACATAATATTCAGCGATTCGATTGTGTTCGTATTAAGGAAGCATTTGCTGATATCGGCCGGCCACCTCCTGTACCTGTTGGTATGATTGATTCGTTAGGAGTTCTTTCACAGAAGTTCGGCAGGAGAGCTGGTAATATGAAG ATGGCATCATTGGCTGATTATTTTGGTCTGGGGCAACAAAAACACAG GAGTCTCGCTGATGTTAGGATGAACTTGGAGGTCCTCAAGCATTGCGCAACTGTCTTATTCctg GAATCTACTCTGCCGAATCTATTGATCAGCAGTAGTCGAGGTGTTCCAACCATTACTACCAGAAGTCGAAGCAACCATTTTAAGTTTTCAAATAAAAATGAAGGCGAAACTAGTAGCAGAAAATCCCCTCCTCCTCTTGGAATCCAAAAAACAGTTCCCAAGGGCCGGCTCCGAAAG GTTACTGAGAGAATGAATGATGTTTTGTGCAAGACGCAAGGCAAACAACACATCATTAGCAACCTCCTTAAGTACTCACATTTAGCACTTAAATGA
- the LOC113347484 gene encoding low affinity sulfate transporter 3-like gives MADNTSFNERIIPMDDHQLDVDVQSRAERARWILDSPEPPGLIHELVSSIKETVFHCGMKTYPPSNNAKMKTKSNSKHIFSVLQGIFPILRWGRKYTASKFKSDFFAGLTLASLSIPQSIGYANLAKLDPQYGLYTNVVPPLIYAAMGSSREIAIGPVAVVSLLLSAMIQKIIDPSIDPIGYRNLVFTVTFFAGVFQAAFGLFRLGFLVNFLSHAAIVGFMGGAAIVIGLQQLKGLLGLSNFTNKTDVVSVVGAIWKSVHHSWNPYNFVLGCSFLIFLLSTRFLCKKKKKLFWLPAIAPLVSVILSTLIVYITRGDKHGIKIVKHIKRGINSISIQQLSFNGSNVGDAAKIGLIAAVVALAEAVAVGRSFASVKGYHLDGNKEMVAMGFMNIAGSCTSCYLATGSFSRTAVNFSAGCETVVSNIVMALTVIVALECLTRLLYFTPIAILASVILSALPGLIDVHEAYNIWKIDKFDFLACIGAFFGVIFCSVEIGLLAALIISILKIILTAIRPGIEVLGRLPQSDIFGSMNQYKMFLPTPGVLVIRIDTALLCFANANFVKERIMKWILDEEEEEEAEEEASRTKEEKKIRALILDMSNLLNIDTSGIIALEELKKKLSSFGIKVALANPSWQVINKLKLAKFVDKTEEESVFLTVGEAVNACLESKTATLNTC, from the exons ATGGCTGATAATACTTCGTTCAACGAAAGAATCATCCCCATGGATGATCATCAGCTCGACGTTGATGTTCAAAGTCGAGCCGAGAGAGCTCGATGGATACTTGATTCCCCAGAGCCACCAGGTCTGATACACGAGCTAGTTAGTTCGATCAAAGAGACCGTTTTTCATTGTGGAATGAAAACGTATCCTCCATCAAATAATgcgaagatgaaaacaaaaagcaaCTCGAAGCACATTTTTTCGGTCTTACAGGGGATATTTCCAATTCTTCGATGGGGTCGAAAATATACTGCTTCGAAATTTAAAAGTGATTTCTTCGCTGGCTTAACTCTAGCAAGTTTGAGCATCCCGCAG AGTATCGGATACGCTAATTTGGCGAAGCTTGATCCTCAATATGGACTTT ATACCAATGTTGTTCCACCATTGATTTACGCGGCAATGGGCAGTTCAAGAGAGATAGCGATCGGGCCAGTAGCGGTTGTTTCGCTTCTTTTGTCAGCAATGATTCAGAAAATAATTGATCCCTCCATTGATCCAATCGGTTATAGAAACCTTGTTTTCACTGTAACATTCTTTGCTGGAGTTTTTCAAGCTGCGTTTGGATTATTCAG GTtgggttttcttgtgaattttttATCTCATGCTGCAATTGTGGGATTCATGGGTGGTGCCGCAATTGTTATCGGTTTGCAACAGCTGAAAGGACTACTAGGGCTTTCAAATTTTACAAACAAAACCGACGTTGTGTCCGTTGTCGGAGCTATTTGGAAATCAGTACACCACAGT TGGAATCCTTACAATTTTGTCCTTGGGTGTTCATTTCTGATTTTCCTCTTGTCTACCAGATTCTTG tgtaaaaagaagaagaagctattCTGGTTGCCAGCAATTGCTCCTCTGGTATCAGTTATATTGTCCACTCTAATTGTTTACATAACAAGAGGGGATAAACATGGGATTAAAATTGTTAAACACATCAAAAGAGGAATAAACTCAATTTCAATTCAGCAATTAAGTTTTAATGGCTCAAATGTTGGAGATGCTGCTAAAATTGGACTAATTGCAGCAGTTGTTGCTCTAGCT GAAGCAGTTGCAGTAGGTAGATCGTTCGCATCAGTAAAAGGATATCACCTTGATGGAAATAAAGAAATGGTAGCCATGGGCTTCATGAACATTGCAGGGTCCTGTACTTCATGCTATCTAGCAACGG GTTCGTTCTCGAGGACGGCTGTGAACTTTAGTGCGGGATGCGAAACGGTTGTATCAAATATCGTCATGGCTTTAACTGTTATTGTGGCATTGGAGTGTCTCACTAGGTTGTTATATTTCACTCCAATTGCGATATTGGCATCCGTAATATTATCAGCTTTGCCGGGACTTATCGATGTTCATGAAGCTTACAACATTTGGAAGATTGACAAGTTCGACTTTCTTGCTTGCATTGGAGCATTTTTTGGAGTCATTTTCTGTTCTGTGGAAATCGGTCTTCTTGCTGCG CTGATCATATCAATCCTGAAGATCATACTAACTGCAATTCGACCTGGCATCGAAGTACTTGGAAGACTCCCTCAAAGTGATATTTTCGGCAGCATGAATCAGTATAAAATGTTTCTTCCGACTCCTGGTGTACTCGTAATACGCATAGACACTGCATTGCTTTGTTTTGCGAATGCCAATTTTGTCAAAGAAAG GATAATGAAATGGATATtagacgaagaagaagaggaggaagcagaagaagaagcatccagaacaaaagaagaaaaaaagattcgAGCGTTGATCCTTGACATGTCGA ATTTGTTGAACATCGATACATCTGGAATCATTGCACTGGAAGAACTGAAAAAGAAGTTGTCTTCCTTCGGAATTAAG GTAGCATTAGCAAACCCAAGTTGGCAAGTTATAAATAAGCTAAAGCTAGCAAAGTTTGTCGACAAAACGGAAGAAGAATCCGTCTTCCTCACAGTTGGTGAAGCTGTGAATGCTTGTCTTGAATCAAAGACTGCTACTCTCAATACTTGTTAA